Sequence from the Cyanobacteriota bacterium genome:
GGAATCAGTGTTACAGGATCCAGCGGCTTAAGACGCAACCAATGCTCTACTAGGGCTGAGATGGGCTGGGGTGCATCCCATAATGGCACCAAAAGAGCCGCTACGGTGGACTCTAGGGTGACATCTGTCAGGGCAGGGTGAGAGAGATGCTGGCTAACGCAGAATCCTACGTGCTCTCTGATACATCTGTGCAACTGTTGCCGTACTTCGTCTGTGCGCAGTTGGGGATGGAGATGTACGATCGTGCCCTGCCAGTCGGCCAGTGACCAAGTGACAACAGGTGCTGGAACTGGATCAAGAAGAGGATGGCCACACCAAAAATCCAGCAGGCGGTTTTTGGGTTGCATCAGTTCATACAGCGTCAGTTGTTCCTCTACGGACAATTCGGGCAGGCTCATGGCCCAGAATGTAGGCAAATCTCCAGGGTTGTTGAAGAGAGACAATAACTCCCACTGTCGCCAGTCCACCATGCTAATAAACTCTAGGTTGGCTGCCCGCAAGGCTGCAAATAGCTCTGGAACAGTGTATCCTCGATCGCCCTGTAACAAATGGTTCATCAAAACAACTTCATCAATTTCACTGAGGTTGCTCCAGGTAGCTTGTTTTAAGACAACGTCATCACGTAGGGCCTCCATCGTCTCGCGCACTAGCCCGATTTCAAACTCCTCAGGGGTGCCGTCTAATAATCCCATCATGGCGCACATCTCTTGGGCAGCATAATAGTTAAACCGCTGGGGCGCACTGTGAACATTGGCGCGGATGATACCTTTGGGCTTCAGTACTGCCTGTAACGCCCGCAAACCTGTGGTTAGGTCGGGCAACAAACTCAGAACTTCATCACAGTTGATATAGTCAAAGGTCATGCCTAGGGAGGGCAACTCCTCTAGGGCGATTGCATGAAATTCACAGTTGGTGAAGCCGTGATGATGGAGGCGCTGAGTAGCTAGCTCTACTGACTTGACAGACAAATCTACCCCAACGATTTTTGCTCCTGGATTGGCAATTGCTAAAGCTAGGGCATTACAGCCGCTACCACATCCGGCATCCAGCATGGTGGTTGCTGCTGTATCTAGCACCCGTTGATGGCGTAGATAGTAAGGAGTTTGTAGGTTATGGACAAAGAGAAAGTCTGCTGTGTAGTTGATTGAAGCGGTGGGCGCAATATTGGGGTAGGGTGCTGCATCAAATT
This genomic interval carries:
- a CDS encoding methyltransferase domain-containing protein, with amino-acid sequence MGNNPDVVLEKVRQQFDAAPYPNIAPTASINYTADFLFVHNLQTPYYLRHQRVLDTAATTMLDAGCGSGCNALALAIANPGAKIVGVDLSVKSVELATQRLHHHGFTNCEFHAIALEELPSLGMTFDYINCDEVLSLLPDLTTGLRALQAVLKPKGIIRANVHSAPQRFNYYAAQEMCAMMGLLDGTPEEFEIGLVRETMEALRDDVVLKQATWSNLSEIDEVVLMNHLLQGDRGYTVPELFAALRAANLEFISMVDWRQWELLSLFNNPGDLPTFWAMSLPELSVEEQLTLYELMQPKNRLLDFWCGHPLLDPVPAPVVTWSLADWQGTIVHLHPQLRTDEVRQQLHRCIREHVGFCVSQHLSHPALTDVTLESTVAALLVPLWDAPQPISALVEHWLRLKPLDPVTLIPVSPAQAEMDVIQVLTRLESYLYVLVDRPLSAQYSAASSAS